A single genomic interval of Nostoc commune NIES-4072 harbors:
- the rppB gene encoding two-component system sensor histidine kinase RppB has product MQRNPIFHQTRLRLAAWYTLVMGGILGLSSLGVYSVVAHAYYETIDQGLQSVANALHKSIEPAWQQPGQLQRLAKEFSLELCVAQTNCLPKTTAIKKSIAEAANPVNYYIRLLDSSGKLFASGGMEFDKLPITSELQHWQILTDSSGTRYREITLPLYTQNQVSGYLQVARSITDLDQHLAYLKLALMLGLPISMIFVGLSSWWLAGRAMQPVYLSYQQMQQFTADAAHEFRTPLAAMYSTIEAAIKLQQEPKSNGGILDVLKRQNRRLSQLVGDLLLLTRIDQKELTGEYQSCCLNDLISDLTEELAFLAVETKVNLSKQVQVSEKLYVMGNEEQLYRLISNLIANAIQATSSGGKVTVFLEKSELYAMIKVEDTGIGIAVEHQQRIFDRFYRVDRNRSRTSGGSGLGLAIAIAIARAHKGNIHVQSQPGLGSTFTVRLPLSL; this is encoded by the coding sequence ATGCAACGCAATCCCATTTTCCACCAGACTCGGTTGCGGCTGGCAGCTTGGTATACCCTCGTCATGGGCGGTATTTTAGGGCTATCTAGTTTGGGAGTTTATAGTGTGGTTGCCCATGCCTACTATGAAACCATAGACCAGGGATTGCAATCAGTCGCAAACGCACTCCATAAAAGTATTGAACCGGCTTGGCAACAACCCGGACAATTACAACGCCTTGCGAAAGAATTTTCTTTAGAATTATGTGTGGCTCAGACAAATTGCTTGCCTAAAACAACAGCCATTAAAAAATCAATCGCAGAAGCGGCGAATCCAGTTAATTACTATATACGCTTATTGGATAGCTCAGGAAAACTTTTTGCTAGTGGAGGCATGGAATTTGACAAGTTACCGATTACCTCAGAATTACAGCATTGGCAAATCTTAACAGATTCCTCTGGCACTCGATACCGCGAAATCACTTTACCTTTGTATACTCAAAACCAGGTTTCGGGTTATCTACAAGTGGCGCGTAGTATCACCGATTTAGACCAACATCTGGCTTATTTAAAATTAGCTTTGATGTTGGGATTACCAATTTCCATGATTTTCGTTGGTTTGTCTAGTTGGTGGTTGGCAGGAAGGGCAATGCAACCTGTATATCTTTCCTATCAACAAATGCAACAATTTACTGCTGATGCTGCCCATGAGTTTCGCACACCTTTAGCAGCTATGTATTCTACTATTGAAGCTGCTATCAAGTTACAGCAAGAACCAAAATCCAATGGTGGAATTTTAGATGTACTCAAACGCCAAAATCGGCGCTTATCACAACTAGTTGGAGATTTATTGCTATTAACTAGAATAGACCAAAAAGAACTAACAGGAGAATATCAGTCTTGCTGTTTAAATGATTTAATTAGCGATTTAACTGAGGAATTAGCATTTTTGGCAGTAGAAACTAAAGTAAATCTCTCTAAACAGGTGCAAGTCTCAGAAAAACTGTATGTGATGGGAAATGAAGAACAGCTTTATCGCTTAATTTCCAACTTAATTGCCAATGCAATTCAAGCTACATCTAGCGGTGGAAAAGTCACGGTTTTTTTGGAAAAAAGTGAGCTTTACGCCATGATTAAAGTTGAAGATACAGGAATTGGTATTGCTGTTGAACATCAACAGCGAATTTTCGATCGCTTCTACCGAGTAGATCGCAACCGCTCTCGTACCTCTGGCGGTTCGGGTTTGGGATTAGCCATCGCAATCGCGATCGCCAGAGCGCATAAAGGCAATATTCACGTTCAAAGTCAACCTGGGCTAGGTAGTACATTTACAGTTCGACTTCCACTTTCATTGTGA
- a CDS encoding S-layer homology domain-containing protein, which produces MTQLTKIVSAGVSLLSLNLIVLAVGALDTSAQSSSVNTFSDVKSSYWAEPFIRGLAARNIVTGYPDGTFRPEQPVDRDEFAAIIRKAFDRPAIRQIQSGAVYKDIPANYWATRPIEEAYQQGFMSGYAGGYFRPNQPVSKVEAIVALNKGLNLTTSASAVTVPTIAQRVFPEQTTRKAVKRRIFMPLAFTTLMQPLLISKAQAVTANAVDLNHPASFIITNTYADANKIPQYAVGDVAAATEKNIVVNYPNTKVLNPTKPATRGEITALIYQTLVSQGKIEPIAINSAASQFIVRTPIRKQKVK; this is translated from the coding sequence GTGACGCAGTTAACAAAGATAGTGTCAGCAGGTGTATCTTTACTATCTTTAAATTTAATAGTACTTGCAGTTGGAGCATTAGATACATCTGCTCAATCTTCATCTGTAAATACTTTTAGCGATGTTAAATCTAGTTATTGGGCAGAGCCATTTATTCGGGGTTTGGCTGCAAGAAATATTGTAACTGGATATCCTGATGGTACATTTAGACCAGAACAGCCAGTAGACCGAGATGAGTTTGCAGCAATCATTCGTAAAGCTTTTGATCGACCAGCAATTCGCCAGATCCAAAGTGGTGCTGTATATAAAGATATTCCTGCTAACTATTGGGCAACTCGTCCCATTGAAGAAGCATATCAACAAGGTTTTATGTCGGGTTATGCTGGTGGTTACTTTCGTCCCAATCAACCGGTTTCTAAGGTTGAGGCTATAGTTGCTTTAAATAAAGGTTTAAATTTAACTACTAGTGCATCAGCAGTTACCGTCCCTACAATCGCGCAGAGAGTATTTCCTGAACAAACCACACGAAAAGCTGTAAAAAGACGTATTTTCATGCCTCTTGCATTTACTACTTTGATGCAACCGTTATTAATATCAAAAGCTCAGGCTGTAACAGCTAATGCTGTGGATCTTAACCATCCTGCATCATTTATTATTACTAATACTTACGCAGATGCCAACAAGATTCCGCAATATGCTGTTGGAGATGTAGCAGCAGCAACCGAAAAAAATATAGTGGTGAATTATCCAAATACCAAAGTTCTTAATCCAACAAAACCTGCCACACGCGGAGAGATTACAGCTTTAATTTATCAAACTTTAGTTTCCCAAGGAAAAATCGAACCAATTGCTATTAATTCAGCTGCTAGTCAATTTATTGTTCGTACTCCTATCAGAAAGCAAAAGGTTAAATAA
- a CDS encoding mechanosensitive ion channel family protein, producing MNAEISAAWDKVQSMINGFIALLPNLLLGLIVFILFLFIASRIKVVVKRLTRNRRSARNLGLVLGRLAQGITILIGLFIALSIVIPSFKAGDLVQLLGISGVAIGFAFRDILQNFLAGILILLTEPFQIDDQIVFKGFEGTVENIQTRATTIRTYDGRRIVIPNSELFTNSVTVNTAFDNRRLEYDVGIGYGDDIDQAKQLMLDAMHSVDEVLKDPAPDVLAMELAGSTVNIRVRWWVHPPRRADNLISRDKVITAIKKKLVANGIDLPFPTQQILFHDQTEETDGDRSRQREGWPAGKGEVPKPRRISDTLRLLAQKQDDGNSKVDSAKVNNET from the coding sequence ATGAATGCAGAAATCTCCGCAGCTTGGGATAAAGTTCAAAGCATGATTAACGGGTTTATAGCTTTGCTACCTAACCTTCTGTTAGGGTTAATTGTCTTTATACTATTTTTGTTTATTGCTAGCAGAATTAAGGTAGTGGTTAAGCGGTTAACTCGTAACCGTCGTTCCGCCCGTAATCTTGGATTAGTGCTGGGAAGGTTAGCTCAGGGCATAACAATTTTGATTGGGTTGTTTATCGCCCTTTCTATTGTAATTCCCTCATTTAAAGCTGGCGATTTAGTCCAACTTTTGGGAATTAGTGGGGTAGCAATTGGTTTTGCTTTCCGCGATATTCTGCAAAACTTTTTAGCTGGGATTTTAATTCTACTAACTGAACCTTTTCAAATTGACGACCAAATTGTGTTTAAAGGCTTTGAGGGAACAGTTGAAAATATCCAAACAAGAGCAACAACAATCAGAACCTACGATGGTCGGCGGATTGTGATTCCTAACTCAGAATTATTTACTAATTCGGTAACTGTCAATACTGCTTTTGATAACCGCCGATTAGAATACGATGTCGGTATTGGCTACGGCGACGACATTGACCAAGCCAAGCAGTTGATGTTAGACGCAATGCATAGCGTAGACGAGGTTTTAAAAGATCCGGCTCCTGATGTACTAGCAATGGAACTAGCCGGAAGCACTGTTAACATCCGGGTGCGCTGGTGGGTTCATCCACCAAGACGAGCAGATAATCTGATTTCGCGGGATAAAGTGATTACTGCTATTAAGAAAAAACTCGTTGCAAATGGTATTGATTTACCTTTTCCCACACAACAAATTCTATTTCATGACCAGACCGAAGAGACAGATGGCGATCGCTCCCGTCAGCGTGAAGGTTGGCCTGCCGGCAAAGGTGAAGTACCAAAGCCACGCCGTATTAGCGATACTCTCAGGTTACTTGCTCAAAAGCAAGATGATGGCAATAGTAAAGTAGATTCTGCAAAGGTGAATAATGAAACATGA
- the rppA gene encoding two-component system response regulator RppA yields the protein MRLILVEDEADLGAAIKQVLSHEAYIVDWFLDGTQAWQYLETGWTEYTLAIFDWMLPGVSGIELCKWLRDRQLTLPVLMLTAKDRMEEKIIGLDSGADDYLVKPFDMAELLARLRALQRRSSYVGATLTPQVQPRRLQVGCLTLNYSTHQLTRQYGHGENQVFSLTVKEFQLLEYFMRHPNQIVSRDQIINQLWEIGAEPVSNVVAAQIRLLRRKLGEEENESLIETVYGVGYRLNIPAAEISR from the coding sequence ATGCGGCTGATATTAGTTGAGGATGAAGCAGATTTAGGTGCAGCAATCAAACAAGTCCTGAGCCATGAGGCGTATATAGTTGACTGGTTTCTAGATGGTACTCAGGCATGGCAATATTTAGAAACTGGCTGGACTGAGTACACACTTGCGATTTTTGATTGGATGCTGCCTGGAGTATCGGGGATAGAGTTGTGTAAATGGTTGCGCGATCGCCAATTAACTCTGCCTGTATTAATGCTAACGGCTAAAGACCGAATGGAGGAAAAGATTATTGGTCTAGATAGCGGTGCAGATGATTATTTGGTTAAACCCTTTGATATGGCAGAACTGCTGGCAAGATTGCGGGCATTACAACGGCGATCCTCTTACGTGGGAGCAACGCTAACACCTCAAGTCCAACCCCGACGCTTACAAGTAGGTTGCCTAACTCTCAATTACAGCACTCATCAACTTACTCGTCAGTATGGTCACGGAGAAAATCAAGTATTCTCTTTAACTGTCAAGGAATTTCAATTGTTGGAATATTTCATGAGACATCCTAACCAAATTGTCAGCCGCGACCAAATTATTAATCAGCTTTGGGAAATTGGTGCAGAGCCAGTTAGTAATGTCGTAGCAGCACAAATTCGCTTATTGAGACGTAAATTAGGAGAAGAAGAGAACGAATCTTTGATTGAAACTGTTTATGGTGTGGGCTATCGTCTCAATATTCCAGCTGCGGAAATAAGCAGATGA
- a CDS encoding DoxX family protein: protein MIYQFGLGVALSGAIPKELAFFVAEFNFPQLSPHLLSSLSPVYPDGFPGLALLLLRVSLGWLFILHGYPKITHLRRWAESLKTPVFLCFLSAASMLGGGIFLIIGFLTLLATLPILCSMIFAIYLHISGSKPFVAQDPYLIPQEQYQGALGQGEPPSWEKAFMYCVMLIAIAVLGPGAYSLDALIFGR from the coding sequence ATGATTTATCAATTTGGGTTGGGTGTAGCGTTAAGCGGAGCTATTCCGAAGGAACTCGCTTTTTTCGTAGCTGAATTTAATTTCCCACAGCTAAGTCCACACTTGTTAAGTTCACTTTCTCCTGTGTATCCTGACGGATTTCCCGGATTAGCACTTTTACTTCTCAGAGTTAGCCTTGGCTGGTTGTTTATACTACACGGCTATCCCAAGATAACGCATCTTCGACGGTGGGCTGAGTCTCTAAAAACGCCTGTCTTTCTTTGCTTTTTATCAGCTGCATCGATGTTAGGTGGCGGAATTTTTCTGATTATTGGATTCCTCACACTCTTAGCAACTTTGCCCATTCTCTGCTCAATGATTTTTGCGATATATTTGCACATTTCTGGAAGTAAGCCTTTTGTAGCTCAAGATCCATACTTAATTCCTCAAGAACAGTATCAAGGTGCTTTAGGACAAGGTGAACCGCCAAGTTGGGAAAAGGCTTTTATGTATTGTGTGATGCTGATTGCGATCGCAGTTTTAGGCCCTGGTGCTTATTCGCTTGATGCTTTGATTTTTGGAAGGTGA
- a CDS encoding DUF389 domain-containing protein: MINNIRDRFRGFKHKRVEPSQLKQLVHELLEESSLDATYLILIIGSCAIATFGLLANSTAVIIGAMIIAPLMLPIRGLAFGALIGNINLFRKGVIAVFLGTLLALVISCSIGWIVNLPSFGSEVLSRSKPNLLDLGIAVAAGCISGYAKVNSKISASVAGTAIAVALMPPICVIGLGLAKFNLSLSLGATLLYLTNLLGISLACMLTFLFTGYSPVGRAQKALLSALALTGALLIPLTVSFTRLVRQAELETHLRKALLNRTVTFQRLELLKTDTNWLSNPPQVRLSVSAQEPVTSKQVSLLEAFLEKEIGQRFSLIFEVSQVQEVRGEKSDYPHK; encoded by the coding sequence TTGATAAATAATATTCGCGATCGCTTTAGGGGTTTTAAGCACAAAAGGGTTGAACCATCACAACTAAAACAGTTGGTACATGAGTTGTTAGAAGAGTCTAGTCTCGACGCAACATATTTGATTTTGATTATTGGCTCATGTGCGATCGCTACATTTGGTCTACTTGCCAATAGCACTGCTGTAATTATCGGCGCAATGATTATCGCACCTCTAATGTTGCCAATTCGAGGTTTAGCTTTTGGTGCATTAATTGGAAATATTAACCTATTTCGTAAAGGCGTAATAGCAGTATTCTTAGGCACATTATTAGCACTTGTAATTTCTTGCAGTATCGGTTGGATCGTTAATCTACCTAGTTTCGGCAGTGAAGTGCTATCTCGCTCCAAACCTAACCTGCTTGATTTGGGTATTGCAGTCGCAGCAGGTTGTATCAGTGGCTACGCTAAGGTAAATTCAAAAATCTCTGCTAGTGTAGCAGGGACAGCAATCGCTGTTGCCCTTATGCCCCCAATTTGCGTTATCGGTTTAGGTCTAGCAAAATTTAACTTGTCACTCAGTTTAGGAGCGACTTTGCTCTACCTAACGAACCTTTTGGGTATTAGCCTTGCTTGTATGCTGACATTTTTATTCACCGGCTATTCTCCTGTCGGTCGCGCCCAAAAAGCGCTGCTATCGGCATTGGCGTTAACAGGTGCTTTACTGATACCTTTAACTGTCAGCTTTACCCGATTAGTTAGACAAGCAGAACTCGAAACCCATTTGAGAAAGGCACTGCTGAACCGAACTGTAACTTTTCAGCGTTTAGAACTACTGAAAACTGATACTAATTGGCTGAGTAATCCGCCTCAAGTTCGCTTGAGCGTTAGCGCACAAGAACCTGTAACATCAAAGCAAGTAAGTCTTTTAGAAGCGTTTCTTGAAAAAGAAATTGGGCAACGTTTTTCCTTGATTTTTGAAGTTAGTCAGGTGCAAGAAGTCAGAGGAGAAAAATCAGATTATCCTCACAAATAA
- a CDS encoding SMP-30/gluconolactonase/LRE family protein, translated as MPEAIEIYDDRLRAIVRPGASLQKLAKGAVHSEGPVYFHEDDSVVWSDAHGNRLLRWSPTDNVTVLRDPSDYQSGNYRDLEGRLVACSSGLRAIIRREHDGEWKVLVDRYDNKRLNSPNDLVVKSDGTIWFTDPPYGITEPNQGYGGEQEQPGSYVYRFDPATGEIYPLVTDMVRPNGLAFSPDESMLYVSDTAAFNIPGGPHHIRVYEVVGNRYVKNGRVFAVIEPGQPDGLRVDKHGNVFTSSQDSVQIYAPDGTRLGKIFVPETSANLTFGGKESDRLFITAGHSLYVIDLNTRGVQL; from the coding sequence ATGCCTGAAGCCATTGAGATTTATGACGATCGCCTGCGTGCTATTGTACGCCCAGGAGCCTCACTTCAAAAGCTTGCTAAGGGTGCAGTCCATAGCGAGGGGCCTGTTTACTTCCATGAAGATGACAGTGTTGTGTGGAGCGATGCTCACGGCAACCGCCTGTTACGGTGGAGTCCAACTGACAACGTGACTGTCCTACGAGATCCATCTGATTACCAAAGCGGTAATTACCGTGACTTAGAGGGTCGTCTGGTTGCCTGTTCCTCTGGTCTGCGTGCTATTATCCGACGCGAACATGATGGTGAATGGAAGGTTTTAGTCGATCGCTACGACAACAAACGCCTGAACAGTCCAAATGATTTGGTAGTCAAAAGCGACGGCACGATTTGGTTCACCGATCCGCCTTATGGGATTACCGAGCCAAACCAAGGTTACGGAGGGGAACAGGAACAACCCGGAAGTTACGTCTATCGCTTTGATCCAGCAACAGGTGAGATTTATCCTTTAGTAACAGATATGGTACGCCCTAATGGGTTGGCTTTCAGTCCAGACGAAAGTATGCTGTATGTTTCAGATACAGCTGCGTTTAATATTCCTGGGGGGCCTCACCATATTCGTGTCTATGAAGTTGTGGGCAATCGCTATGTAAAGAATGGGCGTGTATTTGCAGTCATTGAGCCAGGACAACCGGATGGACTGCGGGTTGACAAACATGGCAATGTTTTTACTAGTTCTCAAGACAGTGTGCAGATATACGCCCCCGACGGAACTCGCTTAGGAAAAATTTTTGTACCGGAGACATCAGCTAACCTGACTTTCGGTGGTAAAGAAAGCGATCGCTTATTTATCACAGCCGGTCATTCGTTATATGTTATCGACCTTAATACCCGTGGTGTACAACTATGA
- a CDS encoding DUF389 domain-containing protein: MRQLIIQVPRGNGKAVIDIAKSHNGTNLARFEGNADEPIDVVIVHVSNGEVGKVLEELQDLPKVHITLIPTGAIALQPPASEAAQQVVDVEERSPIEIFLSGLQSVGSWQGFLGYASLAGFVVWIGLYTNTTYLLVAAMLIAPFAGPAMNTAIATAWGDRKLLGRSILRYFAALAVTIATTWLLSLILRQEIPTSLMLDSSQISAVAVILPLVAGAAGALTLVQSDRSSLVSGAATGMLVAASLAPPAGIVGMASAIGRWDMAISGLFLLFLQLCGINFSAALLFRIFGLSPQATRYGRGKKRVFTIALTITVIALALLLTWQFSHSPNLQRSSLAQRANAQVQKAVEQVGLAKLVESNVRFTRSNIEGQDTLLSVIYVQRQPQVTVSNEEIRSRLTQSIQAQLLKQDLNVTPLVDVNVLEPPVSKQ; encoded by the coding sequence ATGCGTCAACTCATTATCCAAGTACCACGGGGAAACGGAAAAGCTGTTATTGATATTGCCAAATCTCATAACGGCACAAATCTGGCACGATTTGAAGGGAATGCAGACGAACCGATTGATGTGGTGATTGTTCACGTTTCTAATGGAGAAGTTGGGAAAGTCTTAGAGGAATTGCAAGACTTGCCCAAAGTACACATCACGCTCATACCAACTGGTGCGATCGCTCTGCAACCACCTGCATCGGAAGCAGCCCAGCAAGTTGTGGATGTAGAAGAACGCAGTCCGATTGAGATTTTTCTTTCTGGTTTGCAAAGTGTTGGCTCTTGGCAAGGTTTTCTAGGTTATGCATCGCTTGCAGGTTTTGTAGTCTGGATTGGCTTGTATACTAATACAACTTACTTACTGGTAGCGGCAATGCTGATTGCGCCGTTTGCAGGCCCGGCAATGAATACAGCGATCGCAACTGCATGGGGCGATCGCAAACTCCTGGGGCGGAGTATCCTACGATATTTTGCCGCTTTAGCAGTCACAATTGCCACCACTTGGCTACTTAGCCTAATCTTAAGGCAAGAAATCCCCACTAGTTTAATGCTAGACAGTAGCCAGATTTCAGCAGTGGCAGTGATTTTACCATTGGTAGCCGGAGCCGCCGGAGCGCTCACCTTGGTTCAGTCAGACCGGAGCAGTTTAGTCTCTGGGGCAGCAACCGGAATGTTAGTCGCCGCTTCCTTAGCTCCACCTGCGGGAATTGTCGGTATGGCAAGTGCAATTGGCAGGTGGGATATGGCAATTTCGGGGCTGTTCTTACTGTTTTTGCAACTATGCGGCATCAACTTTTCAGCAGCCCTCTTGTTCCGAATTTTTGGGCTGTCTCCTCAAGCAACTCGCTATGGGCGTGGTAAAAAACGGGTATTTACTATTGCTTTGACGATCACTGTTATCGCATTGGCTCTTTTACTAACTTGGCAGTTTTCCCATTCTCCCAATCTTCAACGCTCTAGCCTTGCCCAACGTGCTAACGCCCAAGTCCAGAAAGCTGTGGAGCAAGTTGGTTTAGCAAAATTAGTCGAGTCGAATGTACGCTTTACACGATCCAACATTGAAGGCCAGGATACCCTGCTATCTGTTATTTATGTGCAGCGTCAACCGCAAGTTACAGTGTCTAATGAAGAAATACGCTCTAGGCTCACCCAATCAATTCAAGCTCAATTATTGAAACAGGATTTAAATGTCACACCTTTAGTTGATGTCAACGTGCTAGAACCACCAGTGAGTAAACAATAA
- a CDS encoding GMC oxidoreductase has product MTSITEHYDIIIIGTGAGGGTLAHRLAPTGKKILVLERGDFLPREKANWNPEEVYQKHRYHTDEQWYNKEGKAFQPQTGYWVGGNTKLYGAALIRFRERDFERVIHKGGISPEWPLKYQDFEPYYTQAEKLYDVHGQEGEDPTEPPRSEPYLYPPVSHEPDMQSLADGIRELGYYPFHLPLGLKLNESDRTNSPCIRCDTFDGYPCLVQAKADADVNAIRPAREKYANVTLLTNAKVLRLHTSESGREVTKVETEIAGEQHWFTSDIVVVACGSVNSAALLLRSANDKHPNGLANSSDQVGRNFMKQLETAIVSIHLEVNHANFQKTIAVNDFYWGEPDFPYPMGMVQNTGNVLADMIPGEAPPLMAPFVKLIPHFERHLLAERSVGWWLQTEDLPNPNNRIRMVGDKIHVDYTLNNTEASDRLIHRWTSVLKSIPHSAKHVLPFSLYPRTHLPEQAVAHQCGSCRFGTDPKTSVLDINCRTHDVDNLYVVDSSFFPSNSGANPTLTIMANALRVGDLLAARSA; this is encoded by the coding sequence ATGACTAGCATCACAGAACATTACGACATCATTATTATAGGTACAGGAGCGGGTGGAGGTACATTAGCCCACCGCCTTGCACCCACAGGTAAAAAAATTCTAGTACTGGAAAGAGGCGACTTTTTACCGAGAGAGAAAGCTAACTGGAACCCAGAGGAAGTCTATCAAAAACATCGTTACCATACTGATGAGCAATGGTATAACAAGGAAGGTAAAGCCTTTCAACCTCAGACAGGTTACTGGGTTGGTGGCAATACCAAACTCTACGGTGCAGCCCTAATTCGATTCCGGGAGCGAGATTTTGAAAGGGTAATTCATAAAGGAGGAATTTCTCCAGAATGGCCTTTGAAGTATCAAGACTTTGAGCCATACTACACCCAAGCAGAAAAGCTATATGACGTGCATGGACAGGAAGGAGAAGACCCCACAGAACCACCTCGCAGCGAACCATATCTCTATCCGCCAGTCAGCCATGAGCCAGATATGCAGTCTCTCGCTGATGGCATTCGGGAACTGGGTTATTATCCATTTCACCTGCCATTAGGATTAAAGCTGAATGAAAGCGATCGCACCAATAGTCCCTGTATTCGCTGCGATACTTTTGACGGATACCCCTGTTTAGTACAAGCAAAAGCCGATGCTGATGTCAACGCCATTCGTCCGGCTCGTGAAAAGTATGCCAATGTTACTCTTTTAACTAATGCCAAAGTCTTGCGGCTGCATACCAGTGAGTCGGGGCGAGAAGTGACAAAGGTAGAAACTGAAATTGCAGGAGAGCAACATTGGTTCACAAGCGATATTGTGGTTGTTGCCTGTGGTTCTGTCAACTCAGCTGCTTTGCTGTTACGCTCTGCTAATGACAAACATCCCAACGGATTAGCAAATAGTTCCGATCAGGTGGGGCGGAATTTCATGAAGCAACTGGAAACGGCCATAGTTTCCATACACCTAGAAGTGAATCACGCCAACTTTCAAAAAACGATCGCTGTCAACGATTTTTACTGGGGAGAGCCAGATTTTCCTTATCCAATGGGCATGGTGCAGAATACAGGTAATGTCCTAGCTGATATGATTCCCGGAGAAGCACCACCACTGATGGCTCCATTTGTCAAACTGATTCCTCATTTTGAGCGCCATTTGCTGGCCGAGCGTTCGGTTGGCTGGTGGTTACAGACAGAGGATTTACCAAACCCAAATAATCGGATTCGGATGGTGGGCGACAAGATTCATGTTGACTATACACTGAACAATACCGAAGCAAGCGATCGCTTAATTCACCGATGGACATCTGTACTCAAGTCAATCCCTCACTCTGCTAAACACGTCCTGCCATTTAGCCTTTATCCCCGCACTCACCTACCTGAACAAGCAGTTGCTCATCAATGTGGTAGTTGTCGATTTGGCACAGATCCCAAAACCTCAGTCCTTGACATCAATTGCCGTACTCATGATGTCGATAATCTTTATGTTGTAGATAGTAGTTTCTTTCCGTCAAATTCTGGTGCTAACCCAACACTTACAATTATGGCGAATGCATTGCGTGTTGGCGATCTGCTTGCAGCACGCTCCGCGTAG
- a CDS encoding potassium channel family protein, which produces MSSPKLSQKQALEKERSEVLQQLEDWLEIPMLVLGFVWLALFIIEIVWGLNPFLEAVSITIWIIFILDFLLKLTIAPQKISYIKNNWLTAISLMLPALRSFRIIRVIRILRTTRVVRGLQLLRVMTRANQGMRVLGASISRRGFGYVVALTAIVTVIGAAGMYAFENEVPDESGLHDYSTAFWWTAMLMTTMGSDYSPKTPEGRVLCFFLALYAFAVFGYVTATLATFFIGRDADDDQAELAGAKSIQMLQSEITALRQEIQELLHQNSQR; this is translated from the coding sequence ATGAGTAGTCCAAAGCTTTCCCAAAAGCAAGCCCTAGAAAAAGAACGCAGCGAAGTCTTACAACAGTTGGAAGATTGGCTAGAAATTCCCATGCTGGTGCTAGGTTTTGTATGGCTAGCACTATTCATCATCGAGATCGTCTGGGGGTTAAATCCTTTCCTGGAAGCCGTTAGCATCACTATTTGGATTATTTTTATCTTAGATTTTCTACTGAAACTAACGATCGCTCCTCAGAAAATTTCTTATATCAAAAACAACTGGCTAACAGCTATTTCTCTGATGTTGCCAGCCCTGCGTAGTTTTCGGATTATACGAGTTATACGGATACTACGAACAACCAGGGTTGTGCGAGGGCTACAACTGTTGCGAGTCATGACTCGTGCTAACCAAGGAATGAGGGTTTTGGGAGCAAGTATTAGTCGTCGAGGGTTTGGTTATGTTGTGGCATTAACTGCGATCGTTACTGTAATAGGAGCAGCAGGGATGTATGCATTTGAAAACGAAGTTCCTGATGAATCAGGACTGCACGATTACAGCACTGCTTTCTGGTGGACAGCAATGCTCATGACAACGATGGGTTCTGACTATTCGCCCAAAACGCCCGAAGGACGGGTGCTTTGTTTTTTCTTAGCATTATATGCGTTTGCCGTGTTTGGCTATGTCACTGCAACTTTAGCGACCTTTTTTATTGGCCGTGATGCCGATGATGATCAAGCAGAGTTAGCCGGAGCGAAATCGATTCAAATGCTTCAGAGTGAAATTACAGCTTTGCGGCAGGAAATTCAAGAATTATTGCATCAAAATTCACAGCGTTGA